The genomic segment CCTGGCCATTCTGCCTGGCGCCAGTAGTGCGAGGATAGCGCCCAGTAAGAAAAGAAGCCCTACTGGGGGTGCAGACAGGATTTTGGGCGAAGGCATGCGTGAAGGCGACGCCTTCTGAAACCAATTTGTCCAAATTTGGTGTGCGTATATAAGGATTCCCAAGGACGGCAATCGTGTCGTATCGCTGTTGGTCGGTGCAAATCCAAAGTATGTTTGGTCTTTTTTTCTTCATGACTTCCTCCGAGTATGCTTCAGAACTTCCAAGCGCTAGTCCGGCAGCCATGACGCCTGCCGCCTTAATAAAATTCCTTCTAGTCATCGCATTGTTTTGCTCCATGGCTTGTCTCTCCGCCATTCATGCTGCTGGCAACGATTATTCGAGGCGGCCAGCTCTGAGAAATATCCTCAATGCATTTGATTACTTTCCGACTGCTTTTTCGATGTTTCTAAGATACTCGACCTCCTGCTTGAATTTCTTGTACATGAGTGGAAAATTGTCAGTATCGTAGAACGGCATCAATATCATTGGGCCTGAAAAGCCGATGTTGTGGAGCTCGGCACAAATCTGCTCCCAATTTGCTTGGCCTTCGAATGCCGGCACAAACTCGCTTACCCAACCTTTGGTAGGAGAATCGGGTTGCCCTGAGCGTACCCTCACTGCATCCTTGGCACCCACGGCGGCGATATACTCCCCCAGCAGCTGAATTTGATAGTCCCAGCGCTCAAAACCTTCTTGGTGCAGGTTGTTGCCGGGGTCAATCATTATGCCAATATACTTAGGGTCAAGCCCTTTAACCATGGGCCAAGCGGCAGTGGAATTGTGGGGATAGCAGTTGCCGTGAAGCTGGATAACAGCCTTTATGCCGGCATCCTCTGCGGCATGCGCAACTCCCTCGGCAAGATAGCGGGCAAGGTTGGCCAAGTCGCGCATGTGTCCCGCATCATTCTTTGCAATATAACCTAGCCTGACGGCCTCTATGCCATTATCTGCAAGAACCTTCAGAGGCGTATTATCTCTCGCCAACTCGCCCATTGGGAAGCTAGTATCCGCAAACTTTACCTCTAATCCAGCTTTCTCAGCCGCCTGCACGTATCCCGGAAGCGCCTCTGCGTATGACTCAGGCTCGAGCCAATACCCCTCACGAATTACGGCAGTCGGTCCATCGACGCCAGCCTCTGCGCAGTGAGCCATTAACTCATCTATGGAGAGATGCTGGAAGAATTTTGCAAAAAGATAATATTTCATGGGACGTTTCCTACCATCTAAATAGAAAACACAACGCTTGATGCGCTCTATTTACATTTTTCAACTATTGGCTTGAGAACCTCATCAAGCGAAGCATCTGTAAGCTCTGCTTTTATGCCGTCGAAAAGGAACCACTCCTCTATATGCTCTGTGCTAGCCCCGGGGTTAAGTCTGACCATTGGGCCTAATGTCTCGACTTCCATGAACGTGCCGTCGGTATAAGTCTCGCAGTTGCAACCCATGTCTGGGTATGTTGCGCCTTCCACAAAAGGAAACTTCTTAACGAAAAGCAATTCCTTGCGGAGATATGCAGCCCAGCCCTGCTTGTTCAATACGCCAATCTTCTGCGGGTATCGCAGGTTCTCGTCGGTCCGCAGGCAGATGTATTTCTTTAGGAACCTCCACCTGGAATCGCTCAAGTCGGTATAATGCCAAAGCACCATAGGGCGAGCTGGGAGAAGTTCCTTTTCATGGGGAATAAATGGCTCTTGAGGAATAATTGTTGTCCCCCCGCCCGCCACAATACTCAGTGCCCATGGAGCCAATTCGACAGGCCAGATACCTTCGTTTGTAAGTTTATGAATCAATGTAACCTTAGTTCCCTCATCTGCCAGCTTTAGCAAAATCTCTTTACGGATGCCGGTGGGTGCTTCAACAGGCTGTATCAGTCGGATAGCATTTGAACCAACCTTTTCTACCTCAATTGGCGCATTGTCGGGAACATAGCTCCTTGGTATTGATTCTGGTGCATGCCACAGCCGATGGCCACCCCACGGATGCCAATCGCCGAGGTCGGTTTTCACGACCGCCCCTTGTCCAAGCTCAGCCAAGATATTTTCGCCGCCAATGAACCGATAAGCAATGACCCGAGGGCCGATGTCGCTAGTGGCGATGACCTCTACCGTGCCATTGGAAAGCCGATAGCAATTTGGTTGATTGAAGTATGCAATCTTGTCAATCTTCACCTTTCCGCCCTCCGAGATATTTGTATTCGCTAGAATGGCTGCCGCCGCAAGCAGGAAAATCATGCCGCCAATTCGCATTTTTTTCTCCATATGCCATAGCGCTCCTTTAATGAACAATTCATCGGTGAAAAAGCGTTATCCTTTTAATATGCTCATAAATTGCAAATAACTTTCTCTTGACCCAGGAGAGAGCGCTTGACTAGAATGCATAAGAAAGCAGACACCCTGCAGGCAAATGCCGATTCATAAGAACCAAAAAATGTGAGGATAAAAGTGGGAGAAAAAATTGTTCTCATTGGTGCTGGCAGCGCCATGTTTACAAGAGGACTCATCGCAGACCTAATCAATCGGGGGAATGAAATCCAGCTGGGGCTTGTTGATATTAATCCCGAAGCTCTGGCAGTGGCTGAAGGTTTGGCTCGCAAAATGATTGAAGCTCGAAGAGCACCAATCAAACTCAGCGCTTCGACTGACCGACGCGACATGTTACCTGGTGCAACTGCCATCATCTGCACTATAGGCGTTGGCGGGCGGCGGGCATGGGAAAAGGACGTTTTCATTCCCAGAAAGTATGGAATTTACCAGCCGGTGGGCGACAGCGTTATGCCTGGCGGAAGTTCGCGCGCCCTGCGAATGATTCCAGCGATGGTTGAAATCGCCAAAGACGTGCTCGACCTTGCACCAAACGCTCTATTCTTTAATTATGGCAACCCAATGGCGCCAGTATGTCGAGGCGTGAGGAAGGCAACCGACGCTGAAGTTGTTGGGCTGTGCCACGGCGTAAATGGAGTCGCCCATTACCTA from the Armatimonadota bacterium genome contains:
- a CDS encoding sugar phosphate isomerase/epimerase, with amino-acid sequence MKYYLFAKFFQHLSIDELMAHCAEAGVDGPTAVIREGYWLEPESYAEALPGYVQAAEKAGLEVKFADTSFPMGELARDNTPLKVLADNGIEAVRLGYIAKNDAGHMRDLANLARYLAEGVAHAAEDAGIKAVIQLHGNCYPHNSTAAWPMVKGLDPKYIGIMIDPGNNLHQEGFERWDYQIQLLGEYIAAVGAKDAVRVRSGQPDSPTKGWVSEFVPAFEGQANWEQICAELHNIGFSGPMILMPFYDTDNFPLMYKKFKQEVEYLRNIEKAVGK
- a CDS encoding DUF4380 domain-containing protein, which codes for MEKKMRIGGMIFLLAAAAILANTNISEGGKVKIDKIAYFNQPNCYRLSNGTVEVIATSDIGPRVIAYRFIGGENILAELGQGAVVKTDLGDWHPWGGHRLWHAPESIPRSYVPDNAPIEVEKVGSNAIRLIQPVEAPTGIRKEILLKLADEGTKVTLIHKLTNEGIWPVELAPWALSIVAGGGTTIIPQEPFIPHEKELLPARPMVLWHYTDLSDSRWRFLKKYICLRTDENLRYPQKIGVLNKQGWAAYLRKELLFVKKFPFVEGATYPDMGCNCETYTDGTFMEVETLGPMVRLNPGASTEHIEEWFLFDGIKAELTDASLDEVLKPIVEKCK